The proteins below come from a single Salinibacterium sp. NK8237 genomic window:
- a CDS encoding DUF58 domain-containing protein: MSSLLNRSAKGQPQHTAAEHSGPSGNKSRSDSDFPTAIRGLDNARTRIVGYRTGFLADLIVATVRFSVIAREMLSRYAKRVTAVVTPLGWVVLLLAPTTLIVGYTIAWQELVVVGFALAAIAFMAAIYLFGRSQLTISLHVGHHRVVVGESASGEVQGVNEGKSRSLGVVAEIPIAASYAEAVLPSLRPGGSATHEFLIPTQRRGVISVGPVRTVRADPVGLVRRELVWTESSEVFVHPRTISIPSVSTGLIRDLEGNPTKDLANNDISFHALREYVRGDERRNIHWKTTARTGRYMVRQFEETRRSHLVIALSLAAADYENDYEFEMAVSVAGSLGAQAIRDARTVTVVASEQTPQFAKRKVFAVRALSTLTGVRLLDDLTRVQRAETALRLIDVARVTSDQTNGVSVAFLICGSTVTSQQLRAASTKFAANVEVVAIVCDPEAVPGLRRVSGLSVLTIGYLEELKRALSRSVAV; the protein is encoded by the coding sequence GTGAGTTCACTTCTCAACCGCTCGGCGAAAGGGCAGCCACAACACACCGCGGCGGAACATTCGGGTCCGAGCGGCAATAAGTCGCGCTCAGATTCAGACTTCCCCACCGCTATTCGGGGCCTCGACAACGCACGAACACGGATTGTCGGCTACCGCACGGGGTTTCTTGCTGATCTGATTGTTGCCACAGTGCGGTTCTCGGTGATCGCCCGAGAGATGCTGTCCCGCTACGCGAAGCGCGTTACAGCCGTAGTGACCCCGCTTGGCTGGGTCGTGCTCCTGCTTGCGCCCACAACACTGATTGTGGGCTACACAATTGCGTGGCAAGAACTAGTCGTTGTGGGGTTCGCCCTTGCTGCGATCGCCTTCATGGCCGCTATTTACCTCTTTGGTCGCAGCCAGCTAACAATCAGTTTGCATGTTGGCCACCATCGCGTCGTTGTCGGAGAAAGTGCAAGCGGCGAGGTACAGGGAGTGAATGAGGGCAAAAGTCGAAGTCTGGGCGTAGTGGCTGAGATTCCGATTGCTGCAAGCTACGCGGAGGCAGTGCTGCCGAGTTTGCGTCCAGGCGGCTCAGCGACGCACGAGTTTCTCATTCCCACTCAACGACGGGGCGTCATCTCAGTGGGGCCCGTGCGCACGGTGCGTGCCGACCCTGTGGGTTTGGTGCGTCGCGAGTTGGTATGGACCGAATCTTCCGAGGTTTTCGTACACCCGCGCACGATCAGTATTCCCAGTGTGAGCACAGGCCTCATCCGCGACTTGGAAGGCAACCCCACCAAAGATCTCGCGAATAACGACATCTCTTTTCACGCCCTGCGTGAGTACGTGCGCGGTGACGAGCGACGCAACATCCACTGGAAGACGACTGCGCGCACCGGCCGCTACATGGTGCGCCAGTTTGAAGAAACTCGACGGAGCCATCTTGTAATCGCGCTGAGTCTGGCTGCCGCAGATTATGAGAACGATTATGAGTTCGAGATGGCTGTCAGCGTTGCCGGTTCACTCGGCGCACAGGCAATCCGTGATGCCCGCACGGTCACAGTGGTTGCGAGCGAGCAAACGCCTCAGTTCGCCAAGCGCAAGGTTTTTGCAGTGCGGGCTCTCTCCACCCTCACGGGAGTACGCCTGCTGGATGACCTTACGAGAGTCCAGCGTGCTGAGACCGCATTGCGCCTCATCGACGTTGCCAGAGTGACCTCGGATCAAACCAACGGGGTGTCCGTCGCGTTCCTGATTTGCGGATCGACCGTCACCTCCCAGCAACTTCGCGCGGCCTCGACGAAGTTCGCAGCGAATGTTGAAGTTGTCGCGATTGTCTGTGATCCCGAAGCTGTTCCGGGTCTTCGACGAGTCTCCGGGCTCAGCGTTCTCACTATCGGGTACCTCGAAGAGCTCAAAAGGGCACTCTCGAGATCGGTGGCAGTATGA
- a CDS encoding MoxR family ATPase yields the protein MTMTPDEAAWFAESFNRLVTNVEQVLLGKTFVVRLGFTALLSEGHLLLEDYPGTGKTSFARAIAQSVSGTTNRIQFTPDLLPGDITGVSIFDQRDNEFEFHAGPIFSNIVLADEINRASPKTQAALLEVMEEGQVTVDGVTHPVGAPFMVIATQNPIEQAGTYRLPEAQLDRFLMKASIGYPDRASTLRILDGAGVAAHSTTIEPVVSAELVVEMAQLARTVHVDPTINDYVSRLVEATRGAAEVRLGVSVRGALALVRSAKTLAASHGRHYVVPDDVKALAESVLAHRLVIDAEAEFEGVTASSVIAQILIENPPPTERQAV from the coding sequence ATGACGATGACTCCCGACGAAGCCGCATGGTTCGCAGAAAGCTTCAACCGACTTGTCACGAACGTCGAGCAAGTGCTGCTCGGAAAGACGTTTGTGGTGCGCCTCGGATTCACCGCCCTACTGAGCGAAGGTCATCTCCTCCTCGAGGACTACCCCGGCACAGGAAAGACGTCGTTTGCGCGCGCTATCGCACAAAGCGTCTCGGGCACAACGAACCGCATCCAGTTCACCCCCGACTTACTGCCGGGAGACATTACTGGTGTCAGCATTTTCGATCAGCGCGACAACGAATTCGAGTTCCATGCTGGACCGATCTTTTCCAACATTGTGCTGGCCGATGAAATCAACCGGGCAAGCCCCAAGACTCAAGCTGCACTGCTTGAAGTCATGGAGGAGGGCCAAGTTACCGTCGATGGCGTCACGCATCCTGTTGGTGCTCCATTTATGGTTATCGCTACTCAGAACCCCATCGAGCAGGCCGGAACCTATCGTCTACCGGAAGCCCAGTTGGACCGCTTCCTGATGAAAGCGTCGATCGGTTATCCCGACCGCGCGTCAACGTTGCGAATTCTTGACGGAGCTGGCGTTGCCGCCCACTCAACCACTATTGAGCCGGTTGTTAGCGCTGAGCTTGTAGTCGAGATGGCGCAGTTGGCACGTACCGTGCACGTAGATCCCACGATCAACGACTATGTCAGCCGCCTCGTCGAGGCGACCCGTGGCGCCGCGGAAGTCCGCCTCGGCGTGAGCGTGCGTGGTGCGCTGGCATTGGTTCGTTCGGCGAAGACTCTCGCGGCATCGCACGGTCGCCACTACGTGGTTCCGGATGACGTCAAGGCTCTTGCCGAATCAGTGCTTGCTCATCGTCTCGTGATCGATGCCGAAGCCGAGTTTGAGGGAGTGACCGCCTCGAGCGTGATTGCTCAGATCCTCATCGAAAACCCGCCGCCCACAGAACGGCAAGCCGTGTGA